One Serinicoccus chungangensis genomic window carries:
- the disA gene encoding DNA integrity scanning diadenylate cyclase DisA, with protein MPERNDEALLRATLGAVAPGTDLRDGLERILRGRTGALIVLGSDRTVDSISTGGFEIDVEFSATRLRELAKMDGGIVLSRDGTRIVRAATQLAPERTIETRESGTRHRTAERTAKQTGFPVISVSQSMSLIALYVGDIRHVLEDRSQLQAQANQALQTLERYRSRLDEVSGTLSALEIEDLVTVRDLASVLQRLEMVRRISTEIEQYVVELGVDGRLIGLQLEEMTGGVERERGLVVRDYIGAADGGRDPAQVQAALGALDSTELLDLAAVARCLGITVVGDGMDHHQLSPSGYRLLHRIPRLPGAIVDRLVAHFGTFQQLLSAGLEDLMQVDGVGEARARAVREGLSRLAESSILERYS; from the coding sequence ATGCCCGAGCGCAACGACGAGGCCCTCCTGCGCGCCACCCTGGGCGCGGTCGCACCGGGCACCGACCTGCGTGACGGGCTGGAGCGGATCCTGCGCGGTCGGACGGGGGCGCTCATCGTCCTGGGCAGCGACCGCACGGTCGACTCGATCAGCACCGGCGGCTTCGAGATCGACGTCGAGTTCTCCGCCACCCGGTTGCGGGAGCTCGCCAAGATGGACGGCGGCATCGTGCTCAGCCGGGACGGCACCCGCATCGTCCGGGCCGCCACCCAGCTGGCCCCGGAACGCACCATCGAGACCCGCGAGAGCGGCACCCGGCACCGCACCGCCGAGCGCACGGCCAAGCAGACCGGCTTCCCCGTCATCTCGGTCAGCCAGTCCATGTCGCTCATCGCGCTCTACGTCGGGGACATCCGGCACGTCCTCGAGGACCGCAGCCAGCTGCAGGCCCAGGCCAACCAGGCGCTGCAGACGCTCGAGCGCTACCGCTCGCGCCTCGACGAGGTCTCCGGCACCCTGTCCGCCCTCGAGATCGAGGACCTCGTCACCGTGCGTGACCTGGCCTCGGTGCTCCAGCGGCTGGAGATGGTCCGCCGGATCAGCACCGAGATCGAGCAGTACGTCGTCGAGCTCGGCGTGGACGGACGCCTCATCGGCCTGCAGCTGGAGGAGATGACCGGCGGGGTCGAGCGCGAGCGCGGACTCGTCGTGCGCGACTACATCGGTGCCGCCGACGGCGGCCGGGACCCCGCCCAGGTGCAGGCGGCGCTCGGCGCGCTGGACAGCACCGAGCTCCTGGACCTCGCGGCCGTGGCCCGCTGCCTCGGCATCACGGTCGTCGGCGACGGCATGGACCACCACCAGCTCAGCCCGTCGGGATACCGGCTGCTGCACCGCATACCCCGGCTGCCCGGGGCGATCGTGGACCGGCTCGTGGCGCACTTCGGCACCTTCCAGCAGCTGCTCTCGGCCGGCCTCGAGGACCTCATGCAGGTCGACGGCGTCGGCGAGGCGCGGGCGCGCGCGGTGCGGGAGGGCCTGTCGAGGCTCGCGGAGAGCTCGATCCTCGAGCGCTACTCCTGA
- the radA gene encoding DNA repair protein RadA: MAKANRTAYRCTECGWQGVKWAGRCPQCQAWGTVSESGGATTVRTSAVRPARPAVPIATVDADAAQARPTGVGEFDRVLGGGIVPGAVVLMAGEPGIGKSTLALDVAARAAREGRSVLYVSGEESAAQVKLRAERIGAVADTLYLASETDLATILGQLEQTDPDLLVVDSVQTVASVEVEGAAGNVGQVREVASALIQAAKTRGTAAVLIGHVTKDGGIAGPRVLEHLVDVVVAFEGERHSRLRLVRAVKNRFGPTDEVGCFDLGDSGISGLADPSALFLSSRDRPVPGTCVTVTLEGRRPLVAEVQALVSEAAAGSPRRTTSGLDPARLAMVLAVLGQRGGVPLAKDDCYAATVGGVRLSEPAADLALALALTSAKADLALPMGTIAVGEVGLSGDLRPVTGAPRRLAEAARIGFTEAVIPVGSLTEGRPPAGMRVHEVATLSDAVALVLAAAQASAGRDGLAGSLVKNP, from the coding sequence GTGGCCAAGGCGAACAGGACGGCGTACCGCTGCACGGAGTGCGGCTGGCAGGGCGTGAAGTGGGCGGGGCGGTGCCCGCAGTGCCAGGCGTGGGGCACTGTGTCCGAGAGCGGCGGGGCCACCACCGTCCGGACCAGCGCCGTGCGCCCCGCCCGCCCGGCCGTGCCCATCGCGACGGTGGACGCCGACGCCGCCCAGGCACGCCCGACCGGGGTGGGCGAGTTCGACCGGGTGCTGGGCGGGGGGATCGTGCCCGGGGCGGTCGTGCTCATGGCGGGAGAGCCCGGGATCGGCAAGTCGACCCTCGCGCTGGACGTCGCGGCCCGCGCGGCCCGGGAGGGCCGGTCCGTGCTCTACGTCTCCGGGGAGGAGTCCGCCGCCCAGGTCAAGCTGCGGGCCGAGCGCATCGGCGCCGTGGCCGACACCCTCTACCTCGCCTCGGAGACCGACCTCGCGACGATCCTCGGCCAGCTGGAGCAGACCGACCCCGACCTGCTGGTGGTGGACTCGGTGCAGACGGTGGCCAGCGTCGAGGTCGAGGGGGCGGCGGGCAACGTCGGGCAGGTGCGCGAGGTCGCCTCGGCCCTCATCCAGGCGGCCAAGACCCGCGGCACCGCCGCCGTCCTCATCGGGCACGTCACCAAGGACGGCGGCATCGCCGGCCCGCGGGTCCTGGAGCACCTCGTCGACGTCGTCGTGGCCTTCGAGGGCGAGCGGCACAGCCGGCTGCGGCTGGTCCGCGCGGTCAAGAACAGGTTCGGCCCCACTGACGAGGTGGGGTGCTTCGACCTCGGCGACTCCGGCATCTCGGGCCTCGCCGACCCCAGCGCCCTCTTCCTCTCCAGCCGGGACCGTCCGGTGCCCGGCACCTGCGTGACGGTGACCCTGGAGGGTCGGCGGCCCCTCGTCGCGGAGGTGCAGGCCCTGGTGAGCGAGGCGGCCGCCGGGTCGCCCCGGCGGACGACGAGCGGGCTCGACCCGGCCCGGCTGGCCATGGTCCTCGCCGTGCTCGGGCAGCGCGGCGGGGTGCCCCTGGCCAAGGACGACTGCTACGCCGCGACCGTCGGCGGGGTGCGCCTCTCCGAGCCGGCTGCCGACCTGGCGCTGGCCCTCGCCCTCACCAGCGCCAAGGCCGACCTCGCGCTGCCGATGGGCACGATCGCGGTGGGCGAGGTCGGTCTGTCCGGGGACCTGCGCCCGGTGACGGGCGCCCCGCGCCGGCTGGCCGAGGCGGCCCGGATCGGGTTCACCGAGGCGGTCATCCCGGTGGGCTCGCTCACCGAGGGCCGGCCGCCGGCGGGCATGCGCGTGCACGAGGTCGCCACCCTCAGCGACGCCGTCGCGCTGGTGCTCGCGGCCGCGCAGGCGAGCGCAGGTCGTGACGGCCTCGCTGGGTCCCTGGTCAAGAATCCATAA